A genomic region of Enterococcus sp. 12C11_DIV0727 contains the following coding sequences:
- a CDS encoding DUF2075 domain-containing protein, with translation MEKISSPIIREIKYNEKDLEKFEDIICKEEDTNKKILLNYPTVYIINDKKNNEKFSVYIGETADIKRRTIQHLNIDPKKHVEWEKLSTSETSKMLVIGHNHFNKSLTLDIENRLMLYLSSADKVDSLYNRRMNEQNEYYTSNELDSIFSKVWTGLRKINKDLFPIERIIKDSAIFKASPFHKLTDEQIRAKDFILLRIMEALTREKKGRLILVAGEAGSGKTVLMSSLFYELSQLEQNGDENIIYKDLTSFLLVNHDQQLKVYQQISNKLGITSKKKSNLVSKPTTFINNHSPEEPVDVVIVDEAHLLWTQGKQAYRGKNQLYDLLERAKVVVAVFDPNQVLTTEQFWEAEELAKLQHETIQNNNYILLANQLRINSDKQTVEWIRSLIDEQKINVIPQDKKGYDLQIFDSPDELHKAIKEKAKNQNAGISRVIATFDWDYVNKKKPENEDYWNVKINGWSLPWNLQLPQTKEQKIKNRNLSWAEQEQTIDEVGSTFTVQGFDLNYAGVIIGPSVKYRNNKIVFDREGSRNKKATQKRKLKDNSKEYFSDTLLKNELNVLLTRGVNGLYIYAVDKELQQALVNAKKEMSENNNE, from the coding sequence ATGGAAAAAATTTCTTCTCCCATCATACGTGAGATAAAATACAATGAGAAGGATTTAGAGAAGTTTGAAGATATAATTTGCAAAGAGGAAGATACTAATAAAAAGATTCTTCTAAACTATCCAACTGTATACATTATCAATGATAAAAAAAATAATGAAAAGTTTTCTGTTTATATAGGAGAAACTGCCGATATTAAACGAAGAACTATTCAACACCTTAATATTGATCCAAAAAAACATGTTGAGTGGGAAAAACTTTCAACATCAGAAACTTCTAAAATGCTTGTAATTGGTCATAATCATTTTAATAAATCTTTGACATTAGATATAGAGAATCGATTAATGTTATACTTATCCAGTGCCGATAAAGTTGATTCTTTGTATAACCGACGTATGAATGAACAGAATGAGTATTATACATCTAATGAATTAGATTCAATTTTTTCAAAAGTATGGACTGGTTTACGTAAAATAAATAAAGATTTATTTCCAATAGAAAGAATAATTAAAGACTCTGCTATTTTTAAAGCTTCACCTTTTCACAAATTAACAGACGAGCAAATTCGTGCAAAAGATTTTATATTATTAAGAATAATGGAAGCATTAACAAGAGAAAAAAAAGGACGACTAATTTTGGTAGCTGGTGAAGCTGGATCTGGAAAAACTGTTTTAATGAGTAGTTTATTTTATGAGTTAAGCCAACTAGAACAAAATGGTGATGAAAACATCATTTATAAAGATCTGACTAGCTTTTTACTAGTTAACCATGATCAGCAATTAAAAGTATATCAGCAAATTTCAAATAAATTAGGTATTACATCTAAAAAGAAATCTAACTTAGTTAGTAAACCAACAACATTTATAAATAACCATTCACCAGAAGAACCTGTAGATGTAGTAATTGTTGATGAAGCGCATCTGCTTTGGACGCAAGGAAAACAAGCTTATAGAGGAAAAAATCAACTATATGATTTATTAGAACGTGCCAAAGTTGTTGTTGCAGTTTTCGATCCGAATCAAGTGTTAACGACAGAACAATTTTGGGAAGCTGAAGAGTTAGCTAAATTACAGCATGAAACGATTCAAAACAATAACTATATTCTTCTTGCTAATCAATTAAGAATTAATTCAGATAAACAAACGGTAGAGTGGATTCGTTCGCTAATAGATGAACAGAAAATTAATGTCATTCCTCAAGATAAAAAAGGATACGATTTACAAATCTTTGACAGTCCTGATGAATTACATAAGGCAATAAAAGAAAAAGCGAAAAATCAAAATGCAGGAATTTCAAGAGTCATTGCAACGTTTGATTGGGATTATGTTAATAAGAAAAAGCCTGAAAATGAAGACTATTGGAATGTCAAAATTAATGGTTGGTCACTTCCATGGAATTTACAGCTTCCTCAAACGAAAGAACAGAAGATAAAAAATAGAAATTTATCTTGGGCTGAACAAGAACAGACGATAGATGAAGTTGGTTCAACATTTACAGTTCAAGGATTCGATCTTAACTATGCAGGCGTTATTATTGGTCCTTCAGTAAAATATAGGAATAATAAAATTGTCTTTGATAGAGAAGGTAGCAGAAATAAGAAAGCTACTCAAAAAAGAAAATTAAAAGATAATAGCAAAGAATATTTTTCTGATACTCTGCTTAAAAACGAACTTAATGTACTCCTGACTAGGGGAGTTAATGGACTATATATTTATGCAGTTGATAAAGAGTTGCAACAAGCATTGGTAAATGCAAAAAAAGAAATGAGTGAAAATAATAATGAATGA
- a CDS encoding pentapeptide repeat-containing protein: MFKKCYFSNSVFSNIDFSNASLDSL; the protein is encoded by the coding sequence ATTTTCAAAAAATGTTATTTTTCAAATTCAGTATTTAGCAATATTGATTTTTCAAATGCATCTTTGGATTCTTTGTAA
- a CDS encoding nucleotide pyrophosphohydrolase yields MNETKNSMQKIKAFRDDRDWRQFHNEKDLAISISLEASELLELFQWKTSEEVKASKIERIKEELADILIYSYMLADNLDFDIDDIIEEKLFKNNIKYPINKSKGTKKKYTDFN; encoded by the coding sequence ATGAATGAAACTAAAAATAGTATGCAAAAGATTAAAGCGTTTCGTGATGATCGTGACTGGCGTCAGTTTCATAATGAGAAAGATTTAGCCATTTCAATTTCACTCGAAGCTTCTGAGTTGTTAGAACTATTCCAATGGAAAACATCTGAGGAAGTAAAAGCTTCAAAAATAGAAAGAATCAAAGAAGAACTTGCAGATATATTGATTTATTCATATATGCTAGCTGATAATCTTGATTTTGACATAGATGATATAATTGAAGAGAAATTATTCAAGAATAATATTAAATATCCAATTAATAAAAGTAAAGGTACAAAAAAAAAGTATACTGATTTCAATTAA